The Aliiroseovarius pelagivivens DNA segment GCAATCGAGCTTTTGGCTCAGGTGTTGATCTTTGCGGTGGGGGTCATCCTCGTGCTGGTCGCGATACTTTATATAATAGATCGCTTTCAGACCCACGATGCGGTGCGCCGGAACTATCCGGTGATCGGGCGCTTCCGTGCGCTGTTCTCGAACCTAGGCGAGTTCTTCCGCCAGTACTTCTTTGCCATGGACCGGGAAGAGCTGCCCTTTAACCGGGCACAGCGTCATTGGGTCGAACATACCGCGGCAGGGCACGGCAACACCTTGGCGTTTGGGTCGACGCGAAACCTGAACGTGGTTGGCACTCCAATCTTTGTGAATGCGGCGTTTCCCCCGCTGGATAATCAGTTTGCCCAGACGGCCCCGATGATCATCGGCCCGCATACGCGGTCTCCGTTTGAGGCGAAGTCGATCTTCAACCTGTCCGGCATGAGCTATGGCGCATTGTCCCGTCCGGCGGTCGAGGCGCTGTCGATTGGCACGGCCAAGGCAGGTGTCTGGATGAACACTGGGGAAGGGGGCTTGTCGCCCTATCACCTGAAAGGCGGCGGCGATGTCGTGTTCCAGATCGGAACCGCCAAATATGGCGTGCGCGATCATGACGGCAACCTGTCCGACGACAAACTGCGCGCCGCTGCCGCCCATCCCGAAGTAAAGATGTTCGAGCTGAAGCTGGCGCAGGGGGCGAAGCCCGGTAAGGGGGGCATTCTGCCCGCCGAAAAGGTGTCCGCCGAAATCGCCGAGATCAGAGGCATCCGCGAAGGCGAGGCCTCGATCTCCCCAAACCGCCACCCCGAGGTCGACGATTGGGACGACCTGTTGGATATGCTCACACATATAAGAGAGGTGACCGGCAAACCTGTGGGGTTCAAAACAGTTGTCGGCGCGACCCAGCCGTTTGAAGAGCTGTTTGACCGGATCGCGGCCCGCGGGGTCGATGCTGCCCCCGATTTCATCACCATTGATGGCGGCGAGGGCGGCACGGGCGCTGCCCCCATGCCCTTGATGGATCTGGTTGGCATGCCCATCCGCGAGGCTCTGCCGCAAATCGTGGACCTGCGCGATGCGCACGGCCTGCATGAGCGGATCCGGATCATTGCCTCGGGCAAGCTGGTGAATCCCGGGGACGTGGCTTGGGCGATTTGTGCGGGGGCGGACTTTGTGGTGTCAGCGCGCGGCTTCATGTTCTCGCTGGGCTGCATTCAGGCGCTGAAGTGCAACAAGAACACCTGCCCGACCGGCATCACCACGCATGACCCCCGTTTTCAGAAGGGTCTGGTGCCGGAAGACAAATGCGTGAAGGTCGCGCGCTATGCTAAGGGCATCGTGAAAGAGGTCGAAACCATCGCGCATTCCGTCGGGGTG contains these protein-coding regions:
- a CDS encoding FMN-binding glutamate synthase family protein, with the translated sequence MQSMFWAIELLAQVLIFAVGVILVLVAILYIIDRFQTHDAVRRNYPVIGRFRALFSNLGEFFRQYFFAMDREELPFNRAQRHWVEHTAAGHGNTLAFGSTRNLNVVGTPIFVNAAFPPLDNQFAQTAPMIIGPHTRSPFEAKSIFNLSGMSYGALSRPAVEALSIGTAKAGVWMNTGEGGLSPYHLKGGGDVVFQIGTAKYGVRDHDGNLSDDKLRAAAAHPEVKMFELKLAQGAKPGKGGILPAEKVSAEIAEIRGIREGEASISPNRHPEVDDWDDLLDMLTHIREVTGKPVGFKTVVGATQPFEELFDRIAARGVDAAPDFITIDGGEGGTGAAPMPLMDLVGMPIREALPQIVDLRDAHGLHERIRIIASGKLVNPGDVAWAICAGADFVVSARGFMFSLGCIQALKCNKNTCPTGITTHDPRFQKGLVPEDKCVKVARYAKGIVKEVETIAHSVGVAEPRQMRRRHVRLMQDSGRSVPMNEIYPSVQLPAE